The following are encoded together in the Streptomyces rapamycinicus NRRL 5491 genome:
- the map gene encoding type I methionyl aminopeptidase yields the protein MVEIKTDASLDAMREAGRVVASALDAAQRAAAVGVSLRELDEAAREVLREAGASSPFLGYRPQFASTPFPAVICASVNDAIVHGIPGDYRLSDGDLVTIDCGATLDGWSGDAAVSFTVGTPRPADVRLIETTRQALEAGIAAAVAGGRMGDISHAVGTVGRTAGYGIMEDFGGHGIGRRMHEDPPVPNEGRPGRGFRLRHGLVLAIEPMFLAGGLDAYTTDADGWTLRTTDGSRAAHSEHTVAITEDGPRILTAL from the coding sequence ATGGTGGAAATCAAGACCGACGCGTCCCTGGACGCGATGCGCGAGGCGGGCCGCGTCGTGGCCTCGGCGCTCGACGCCGCACAGCGGGCCGCGGCCGTCGGCGTCTCGCTGCGCGAGCTGGACGAGGCGGCGCGGGAGGTGCTGCGCGAGGCCGGGGCGAGCTCCCCGTTCCTCGGCTACCGGCCGCAGTTCGCGTCCACCCCCTTCCCCGCGGTCATCTGCGCCTCGGTCAACGACGCCATCGTCCACGGCATCCCGGGCGACTACCGGCTGTCCGACGGCGACCTGGTGACCATCGACTGCGGTGCGACGCTGGACGGCTGGAGCGGTGACGCCGCGGTCAGCTTCACCGTCGGCACCCCGCGCCCGGCCGACGTCCGGTTGATCGAGACCACCCGGCAGGCGCTGGAGGCGGGGATCGCGGCGGCCGTCGCGGGGGGCCGGATGGGCGACATCTCCCATGCCGTGGGGACGGTGGGGCGCACCGCGGGCTACGGCATCATGGAGGACTTCGGCGGCCATGGCATCGGCCGGCGGATGCACGAGGACCCGCCGGTCCCCAACGAGGGGCGGCCCGGCCGGGGCTTTCGGCTGCGGCACGGGCTGGTGCTGGCCATCGAGCCGATGTTCCTGGCGGGCGGTCTGGACGCGTACACCACCGACGCCGACGGCTGGACGCTGCGGACGACGGACGGGAGCCGCGCCGCCCACAGTGAGCACACGGTGGCGATCACGGAGGACGGGCCGCGGATCCTGACCGCGCTCTGA
- a CDS encoding helix-turn-helix domain-containing protein, whose translation MVRTPLTPLERERGRFLGALLRQARGERSMAEIAAGAGISAETLRKIETGRAPTPAFFTIAALAATLGLTLGEIAERCAAVTAPEPGEGVTEEAAA comes from the coding sequence ATGGTGCGCACTCCTCTCACCCCGCTGGAACGTGAACGCGGCCGCTTCCTCGGCGCCCTGCTGCGCCAGGCCCGTGGCGAACGGAGCATGGCCGAGATCGCCGCCGGGGCCGGGATCTCCGCCGAGACCCTCCGGAAGATCGAGACCGGCCGGGCCCCGACCCCCGCCTTCTTCACCATCGCGGCCCTCGCCGCCACGCTCGGGCTGACTCTGGGCGAGATCGCGGAGCGCTGCGCCGCGGTCACCGCCCCGGAGCCGGGGGAGGGGGTGACGGAGGAGGCGGCGGCCTAG
- a CDS encoding helix-turn-helix domain-containing protein → MIVAVPRIDDIPPAERFAAWRALCELTSIPMELRSDHEHDFRANVRGGVDIGEVMLTYTSVPSLRNERTAAHIRRSDPELYHLRLTLRGETDVCHGDAETTVGARQFMLTSTSAPYLAVCERGRVDGMTVTLHPSLLPFPPAELQRLLGQRLSGRSGIGAMLADFLTRLATESDAYGPADAPRLGTVAVDLLNALLAHELDTGAEARAENRLTPESRRRTLRLRVQEFVRQNLDRPGLTPASIAAAHHISLRYLYRLFEEQGHTVSAWIRAQRLERCRRDLADPALGDTPIHVIAARWGFSHAADFSRAFRGAYGVPPRDFRHRALAANR, encoded by the coding sequence ATGATCGTGGCGGTGCCCCGGATCGACGACATCCCGCCCGCGGAACGGTTCGCGGCGTGGCGCGCCCTGTGCGAGCTGACGTCGATACCCATGGAGCTGCGCAGTGACCATGAGCACGACTTCCGCGCGAACGTACGGGGCGGAGTGGACATCGGCGAGGTGATGCTGACCTACACCTCCGTACCGTCACTGCGGAACGAGCGGACCGCGGCCCACATCCGGCGCTCCGACCCGGAGCTCTACCATCTGCGGCTCACCCTGCGCGGGGAGACCGACGTATGCCACGGGGACGCCGAAACCACGGTCGGCGCCCGGCAGTTCATGCTCACCTCCACCTCCGCGCCGTATCTGGCGGTGTGCGAGCGCGGCAGGGTCGACGGGATGACGGTCACCCTCCACCCCTCGCTGCTGCCGTTCCCGCCCGCCGAGCTCCAGCGGCTGCTCGGGCAGCGGCTGTCCGGACGGTCCGGGATCGGGGCCATGCTCGCCGACTTCCTCACCCGCCTGGCCACCGAGTCCGACGCCTACGGCCCGGCCGACGCACCGCGCCTCGGCACCGTCGCCGTCGATCTGCTCAACGCGCTGCTCGCCCATGAGCTCGACACCGGTGCCGAGGCGCGCGCCGAGAACCGGCTCACCCCCGAGAGCCGTCGGCGTACCCTGCGGTTACGTGTCCAGGAGTTCGTCCGGCAGAATCTGGACCGCCCGGGGCTCACCCCGGCCTCGATCGCCGCGGCCCATCACATCTCGCTCCGGTACCTCTACCGCCTCTTCGAGGAGCAGGGGCACACCGTCTCCGCGTGGATCCGCGCCCAGCGCCTGGAACGCTGCCGCCGCGACCTCGCCGATCCCGCCCTGGGCGACACCCCCATCCATGTCATCGCCGCCCGTTGGGGCTTCAGCCACGCCGCGGACTTCAGCCGTGCCTTCCGCGGCGCCTATGGCGTGCCCCCACGGGACTTCCGCCATAGGGCGCTCGCGGCGAACAGGTGA